From Ignavibacteriales bacterium, one genomic window encodes:
- a CDS encoding type II toxin-antitoxin system HigB family toxin — MRIISRNILIAFWSKHQDAEEPLKAWFDEAKKAKWKSPNELKKHYKNASIISDKRVVFNIKGNHYRLVADIEYYIGIVFIIWIGTHKDYNKLNIKDLQYAKTYKNKK, encoded by the coding sequence ATGCGAATTATTTCCAGAAATATTTTAATTGCATTTTGGAGTAAACATCAGGATGCTGAAGAACCACTAAAAGCCTGGTTTGATGAAGCTAAAAAAGCCAAATGGAAAAGTCCAAATGAATTAAAGAAACATTATAAAAATGCTTCAATCATTTCAGATAAGCGGGTTGTCTTCAACATAAAAGGAAATCATTATCGATTGGTGGCTGATATTGAATATTATATTGGTATTGTTTTCATTATATGGATAGGAACGCATAAAGATTATAACAAACTTAATATAAAGGATTTGCAATATGCTAAAACCTATAAAAACAAAAAGTGA
- a CDS encoding transcriptional regulator, with protein MLKPIKTKSEYKKSLKRIYELMHLDLKPNMPEFDELDLLSLLIEHYEERNFPIASPDPIEAIKFRMEQMGLSNKDLVNILGSKSRVSEILSKKRKLSLQMIRSLHNNLNIPAEALITDY; from the coding sequence ATGCTAAAACCTATAAAAACAAAAAGTGAATATAAAAAATCGCTAAAGAGGATTTATGAATTAATGCATCTGGATTTAAAACCCAATATGCCTGAATTTGATGAGCTTGATTTATTGTCACTTTTAATAGAGCATTATGAGGAAAGAAATTTTCCTATTGCATCTCCCGATCCTATTGAAGCTATTAAGTTTAGAATGGAGCAGATGGGATTATCTAACAAGGATCTGGTTAACATTCTTGGTTCAAAAAGCAGAGTATCCGAAATATTAAGCAAAAAAAGAAAGCTAAGTTTGCAAATGATTCGATCGCTCCATAATAATTTGAATATTCCCGCTGAAGCGTTAATTACTGACTACTGA
- a CDS encoding M48 family metallopeptidase has translation MDSKKYNNIKLGVGIGKGIASFILILLFILLGFSLAVEIYLSRYLSNNYLIFLSFVFVTGLAGSIIFFPVNFYSEFYLEHKFQLSNQTFWGWIWEDLKGVLVSAVIGIPLLFIFYYVMIRFGSFWWLPFAIILFIVSVVLARIVPVFILPLFYKITPLENQDLESKIENLATGAGLKLKAVMKFNMSKNTKKANAAFTGIGKSKRILLGDTLLENYSTDEIETVIAHELGHYYHKHILKNIIFGTVTSFLTLYLLAVLYQVSISWFGFNHITQVSAIPILSLWAMLIGIIQSPIGSAISRKFEYQADEYAVKVTNKPEDFIRTLEKLNEQNLGDKEPHPFVEWFFYSHPSVKKRVAAIKGS, from the coding sequence ATGGATTCAAAAAAATATAATAATATAAAACTTGGCGTTGGAATTGGGAAAGGCATTGCTTCCTTTATTCTTATATTACTTTTCATATTGCTTGGATTTAGTCTTGCCGTAGAAATTTACCTTTCAAGATATTTATCTAACAACTATTTAATATTTTTATCATTCGTTTTTGTAACCGGATTGGCTGGCTCTATAATTTTCTTTCCGGTTAATTTTTATTCTGAGTTTTATCTTGAACATAAATTTCAACTTTCTAATCAAACTTTCTGGGGTTGGATTTGGGAAGACCTAAAAGGAGTTTTAGTTTCAGCAGTAATCGGCATACCTTTGCTTTTTATTTTTTATTATGTAATGATTAGATTTGGTTCATTCTGGTGGCTTCCGTTCGCAATCATTCTTTTTATCGTTTCAGTAGTTCTTGCAAGGATCGTCCCGGTTTTTATTCTTCCACTCTTTTACAAAATAACTCCATTAGAAAACCAGGACTTGGAAAGCAAGATAGAAAATTTAGCAACCGGAGCTGGTTTAAAATTAAAAGCAGTAATGAAATTTAATATGAGCAAGAATACCAAGAAAGCAAACGCTGCCTTTACCGGAATAGGGAAATCAAAAAGAATTTTGCTCGGTGATACTTTACTGGAAAATTATTCCACTGATGAAATTGAAACTGTTATTGCACATGAACTTGGACATTATTACCACAAGCATATTTTAAAGAATATTATTTTTGGAACAGTAACAAGTTTCTTAACACTTTATCTTTTGGCGGTTCTGTATCAAGTTTCAATTAGCTGGTTTGGATTTAATCACATAACACAGGTATCTGCAATTCCAATTCTATCTCTATGGGCAATGCTTATTGGCATAATTCAATCTCCAATTGGCAGTGCAATCTCGCGGAAGTTTGAATACCAGGCTGATGAATACGCTGTAAAAGTAACCAACAAACCAGAAGATTTCATCAGAACTTTGGAAAAACTAAACGAACAAAATCTTGGTGACAAAGAACCGCATCCTTTTGTTGAATGGTTTTTTTACAGTCACCCATCGGTTAAGAAAAGAGTGGCGGCAATAAAAGGAAGTTAG
- a CDS encoding four helix bundle protein, with product MKFERFEEIIVYQKSKELAIEIYKCFSMIKDFGFKDQIQRAVISISNNIAEGYERKSNNEFKHFLFIAKGSSGEVRNMLDLAKELGYIPQQRWKELNDQSLTISKMISALIKTL from the coding sequence TTGAAGTTTGAAAGGTTTGAGGAAATAATTGTATATCAGAAATCAAAGGAATTAGCGATTGAGATTTATAAATGTTTCTCCATGATTAAAGATTTTGGATTTAAAGATCAAATTCAAAGAGCCGTTATTTCTATCAGTAATAATATAGCGGAAGGTTATGAACGAAAGAGCAATAATGAATTTAAACATTTCCTTTTTATTGCAAAAGGGAGCTCTGGTGAAGTTAGAAACATGTTGGATTTAGCTAAAGAACTTGGTTATATTCCTCAACAAAGATGGAAAGAATTGAATGATCAATCTTTAACGATTTCCAAAATGATTTCTGCTTTAATTAAAACATTGTAA
- the gatC gene encoding Asp-tRNA(Asn)/Glu-tRNA(Gln) amidotransferase subunit GatC: MSVTRKDVEHIAELARLNFKEDELENFTHQLNQILDYMEKLNELDTENIEPLSHPVEVSNVFREDELIQSIPTEEALKNAPDKDDQFFKVPKVINVD, from the coding sequence ATGTCTGTAACACGAAAAGATGTTGAACATATTGCGGAGCTTGCAAGATTAAATTTTAAAGAAGATGAACTGGAAAATTTTACACATCAGCTTAATCAAATTCTTGATTATATGGAGAAGCTGAATGAGCTGGATACTGAAAATATTGAACCTCTTTCTCATCCCGTTGAAGTGAGCAATGTTTTTAGAGAAGATGAATTAATACAATCAATTCCAACCGAAGAAGCGTTAAAGAATGCTCCTGATAAAGACGATCAATTTTTCAAGGTACCAAAAGTTATAAATGTGGATTAA
- the kdsB gene encoding 3-deoxy-manno-octulosonate cytidylyltransferase — protein sequence MTLGIIPARFASTRLMGKPLASIGGKPMIQHTYESALKSKLLHEVVIAVDDEKVYQVAKVFGARVIMTPKDISTGSDRIAFVAKKIPNADIIVNIQGDEPFIPGRMIDEAIEPLLFDKCVNVTTLVKRITDVEELKSPSVVKVVYDYNNYALYFSRAPIPFVREAHSNIQRITLAEIYKHIGLYVYRRDALLEFTTLLPTDLEQIEKLEQLRMLENGFKIKIVVTELESLSVDTPEDLEKARLYYRRYLRSEKIKT from the coding sequence ATGACGCTTGGAATTATTCCGGCTCGATTCGCATCAACACGCTTAATGGGAAAACCACTTGCAAGCATTGGCGGCAAACCGATGATTCAGCATACATATGAAAGCGCGCTTAAATCCAAACTTCTTCATGAAGTTGTAATTGCTGTTGATGATGAAAAAGTTTACCAGGTAGCTAAAGTGTTTGGTGCCAGAGTAATAATGACACCGAAGGATATTTCCACCGGATCAGATAGAATTGCTTTTGTGGCAAAAAAAATTCCAAATGCGGATATAATTGTAAACATCCAGGGAGATGAACCATTTATTCCAGGCAGAATGATTGACGAAGCTATTGAGCCGCTTTTATTCGATAAATGCGTAAACGTAACAACTCTTGTAAAAAGAATTACCGACGTTGAGGAATTAAAATCACCATCAGTAGTTAAAGTTGTTTATGATTATAACAACTATGCGCTTTATTTCTCCCGCGCTCCCATTCCTTTTGTACGGGAAGCTCATTCGAATATTCAGAGGATTACATTAGCAGAAATTTATAAACACATTGGACTTTATGTTTATAGACGCGATGCTTTACTTGAATTTACAACTCTTCTGCCAACTGATCTGGAACAAATTGAAAAGTTAGAACAATTACGAATGTTAGAGAATGGATTTAAAATAAAAATAGTGGTTACTGAATTAGAAAGCCTATCTGTTGATACTCCGGAGGATTTGGAAAAAGCACGTTTATATTACCGGAGATATTTACGCAGCGAAAAAATTAAAACCTGA
- a CDS encoding pyridoxal-phosphate dependent enzyme, producing MIHPRKITLANIPTPIQLISFEGCKFLIKRDDLTGLELSGNKVRKLEYLLYEAKKQKANYIFTCGGEQSNHARATAVAAASQGFKSKLFLWGKDTKFADGNLFINKFIGSEFSFLNKKEYWNVNNIMENEKIKFAKAGEKVFIIPEGGSSELGIWGYVNFIDELKLQINSKSLKGIITAAGSGGTSAGLLVGAALNNLKLKIFSVNVLYSANEIREKILLLANSCIDKFKLNCKIDESQLEILDGFSEEGYKNISVEKIQLIKSFAKTSGIILDPAYTGKAFYAYQQHFLMNRKKSDILFVHTGGFLGVFGKKKKYLSA from the coding sequence ATGATACACCCCAGGAAAATAACTCTGGCAAACATTCCAACACCAATTCAATTGATTTCATTTGAAGGCTGCAAATTCCTTATTAAGCGAGATGACTTAACAGGATTGGAATTATCTGGGAATAAAGTAAGAAAGCTTGAGTACCTGTTATATGAAGCTAAAAAACAAAAAGCGAATTATATTTTTACCTGCGGAGGAGAACAATCAAACCACGCCAGGGCAACGGCGGTTGCAGCAGCTTCTCAAGGATTTAAGTCAAAATTATTTCTTTGGGGGAAAGACACAAAATTTGCCGATGGTAATCTCTTTATCAATAAATTCATTGGATCAGAATTTTCCTTTTTGAATAAAAAAGAATATTGGAATGTGAATAATATAATGGAGAATGAAAAAATTAAATTTGCAAAAGCCGGGGAAAAAGTTTTTATCATTCCTGAAGGCGGATCTTCAGAACTTGGTATTTGGGGCTACGTAAATTTTATTGATGAACTTAAGTTACAAATTAACTCTAAATCGCTTAAAGGAATTATAACCGCTGCAGGTTCAGGTGGCACCAGCGCAGGTTTGCTGGTAGGAGCAGCATTAAATAATTTAAAACTTAAAATCTTTAGTGTAAACGTTCTTTATTCTGCTAATGAAATAAGAGAGAAGATTTTGCTTTTAGCAAATTCCTGCATCGATAAATTCAAATTAAATTGTAAGATTGATGAATCCCAACTTGAAATCCTTGATGGTTTTTCTGAAGAAGGATATAAAAATATTTCTGTTGAAAAAATTCAATTAATAAAATCATTCGCAAAAACATCTGGCATTATTCTCGATCCGGCTTACACTGGGAAAGCATTTTATGCTTACCAGCAGCATTTTTTAATGAATAGAAAAAAATCAGATATTCTTTTTGTTCATACCGGGGGATTTTTGGGAGTATTTGGTAAGAAGAAAAAATATTTATCAGCATAG
- a CDS encoding HIT family protein encodes MMNCIFCDIIEKKAPAEIIYEDEKVLAFLDIKPIHFGHILVVPKFHCTDFLEIPEEDLHSLIKVTRFVTEGLVKSLKPDGYNIFSNNGMAAGQSVFHFHMHITPRYFKDKIYFKLNLKNYKEREMKNFADIIRAEIKNKSEEIN; translated from the coding sequence ATGATGAACTGTATTTTTTGTGATATTATTGAAAAGAAAGCTCCAGCCGAAATTATCTATGAGGATGAGAAGGTTTTAGCCTTCCTGGATATTAAACCAATTCATTTTGGGCACATTCTTGTGGTTCCGAAATTCCATTGTACAGATTTTCTTGAAATTCCAGAAGAAGATTTGCATTCTTTAATAAAGGTTACAAGATTTGTTACAGAAGGTTTGGTTAAGAGTTTGAAACCGGACGGCTATAATATATTTTCAAACAATGGAATGGCTGCAGGGCAATCGGTGTTTCATTTTCATATGCACATTACTCCACGCTACTTTAAAGATAAAATTTACTTTAAGCTGAATCTTAAAAATTATAAAGAAAGAGAAATGAAAAACTTTGCTGATATCATTCGTGCAGAAATTAAAAATAAATCTGAGGAGATTAACTAA
- a CDS encoding cobalamin B12-binding domain-containing protein codes for MEKKIRVLIAKAGLDGHDRGAKVIAAALRDAGMEVIYTGLRQTPEMVVEAALQEDVDVIGISILSGAHMTIFPKVLLLMKEKGLDDILLVGGGIIPEADLKELKKLGVGEVFTPGASTGSIANYLKEWINTHPRN; via the coding sequence ATGGAAAAAAAGATTAGAGTGTTGATTGCTAAAGCAGGACTTGATGGACATGACCGGGGTGCAAAAGTAATTGCTGCTGCCTTAAGAGATGCCGGCATGGAAGTGATTTATACTGGGTTAAGGCAAACACCGGAAATGGTTGTAGAAGCAGCTCTTCAGGAAGATGTTGATGTGATTGGGATTAGTATTCTTTCCGGTGCTCATATGACGATCTTTCCAAAAGTGCTTTTGCTTATGAAAGAAAAAGGATTAGATGATATACTGTTGGTTGGCGGTGGTATTATTCCCGAAGCCGATCTAAAGGAATTGAAGAAATTGGGTGTTGGAGAAGTTTTTACTCCCGGTGCTTCAACCGGTTCTATTGCCAATTATTTAAAAGAATGGATTAACACCCATCCAAGGAATTAA